The genomic DNA CTTGCTCAAGTTGCTCGCCGAACAAGTCGGGCCGTGGGTCGTCAGCGGGCCGACCCGGGTACTGGGCCAGGCCTGCCTGCTGGACAGCGCCGCCCACGCAGACCAGCGCCAACGCTGCCAAGCCACGAGCCAACGCCTGGCGCTGTTGCTTGAACGCCACGGTTTCAAGCCGCAGGGCGGCTGCGGATTGTTCCAATGGCTGGTCACCGAGCACGCCCAGGGGCTGCACGATTTCATGGCCCAGCGCGGCATTCTCCTGCGCCTGTTCGTGAACACCAGCAGCCTGCGTTTCGGGCTGCCGGCCGACGACAGCGAATTCCTGCGCCTCGAACAGGCCTTCGAGGCCTACGCCAAGGACACCCAATGACCACAGTGATGGTGCAGGGCACCACGTCCGATGCCGGCAAAAGTACCCTGGTCACGGCTTTGTGCCGCTGGGTCCGGCGCCAGGGTGTGGGCGTGGTGCCGTTCAAGCCTCAGAACATGGCCCTCAACAGTGCCGTGACGGCCGACGGCGGCGAAATCGGTCGCGCCCAGGCGGTGCAGGCCCAGGCCGCCGGACTCGAGCCGCACACCGACATGAACCCGGTGCTGCTCAAGCCCAACAGCGACACCGGCGCCCAGGTGATCATCCATGGCCGCGCCGTCACCACCATGAACGCCGTGGCTTATCACGATTACAAAGCCATCGCCATGCAAGCGGTGCTGGCCTCCCACGCGCGCTTGAGCGCGGCCTATCCGGTGGTCATGGTGGAAGGCGCTGGCTCGCCGGCCGAGATCAACCTGCGCGCCGGTGACATCGCCAACATGGGCTTTGCCGAGGCGGTGGACTGCCCGGTGTTGCTGATCGCCGATATCAATCGCGGCGGGGTGTTCGCCCATCTGGTCGGCACGCTGGAGTTGCTTTCCCCCAGCGAACAGGCGCGGGTCAAAGGCTTCATCATCAACCGTTTTCGTGGCGACATCGCTTTGCTGCAACCGGGCCTGGACTGGTTGGAGGCGCGCACCGGCAAACCGGTGATCGGCGTATTGCCCTACGTGATAGACCTGCACCTGGAAGCCGAGGATGGCCTCGATCAACGCCAGATCGACAAGGCCGAGCAAGTGCTGAAAGTGGTGGTGCCGGTCTTGCCGCGCATCAGCAACCACACCGATTTCGATCCGCTGCGCCTGCACCCGCAAGTCGACCTGCAATTCGTCGGCCCCGGCCAGCCCATCCCGCCGGCCGACCTGATTATCCTGCCCGGCTCGAAAAGCGTGCGCAGCGACCTGGCCTACCTGCGCGCCAACGGTTGGGAGACGGCGATCCATCGTCACCTGCGCTACGGCGGCAAATTGCTGGGCATCTGCGGCGGTTTGCAGATGCTCGGCCAGCACGTCCATGACCCGTTGGGC from Pseudomonas beijingensis includes the following:
- a CDS encoding cobyric acid synthase — its product is MTTVMVQGTTSDAGKSTLVTALCRWVRRQGVGVVPFKPQNMALNSAVTADGGEIGRAQAVQAQAAGLEPHTDMNPVLLKPNSDTGAQVIIHGRAVTTMNAVAYHDYKAIAMQAVLASHARLSAAYPVVMVEGAGSPAEINLRAGDIANMGFAEAVDCPVLLIADINRGGVFAHLVGTLELLSPSEQARVKGFIINRFRGDIALLQPGLDWLEARTGKPVIGVLPYVIDLHLEAEDGLDQRQIDKAEQVLKVVVPVLPRISNHTDFDPLRLHPQVDLQFVGPGQPIPPADLIILPGSKSVRSDLAYLRANGWETAIHRHLRYGGKLLGICGGLQMLGQHVHDPLGLEGAAGSSAGLGLLDFETTLEHEKQLRNVRGRLALEAAEVSGYEIHAGVTSGPALENAAVHLEDGRCDGAQSLDGQVFGTYLHGLFESPAASCALLRWAGLQEVQAVDYHGLRERDIERLADLVERHLDTGLLRELCGI